From bacterium, the proteins below share one genomic window:
- a CDS encoding adenylate kinase, giving the protein MALNVVFLGPPGVGKGTQAERLAGSRGLWHVSTGAILRACVRDGFGPDGTAGNPDLVRQTAAILKAGQLVPDDLMMVLIRETLAEVPAGSSGWLLDGFPRTAPQAEGLIALVAELGADEPIVLEIHVPDEEIVRRLSGRLTCSTCGHVTAAGAAVEGDDCRVCDGHLAMREDDRPETVRNRLMVFREKTRPAKDVLAARYRFERIDGLGSPNDVTQRIAGVLEAAS; this is encoded by the coding sequence TTGGCGCTGAACGTGGTGTTTCTGGGCCCTCCCGGCGTGGGGAAGGGGACGCAGGCCGAGCGCCTGGCCGGCAGCCGCGGGCTGTGGCACGTCTCCACCGGCGCCATCCTGAGGGCCTGCGTCCGGGACGGGTTCGGCCCGGACGGCACCGCCGGCAACCCGGATCTGGTGCGCCAGACCGCGGCGATCCTGAAAGCCGGGCAGCTGGTGCCCGACGACCTGATGATGGTGCTGATCCGCGAGACGCTCGCGGAAGTGCCGGCCGGAAGCTCGGGCTGGCTGCTGGACGGCTTCCCGCGCACGGCCCCCCAGGCCGAGGGCCTGATCGCCCTGGTGGCCGAGCTGGGAGCGGACGAGCCGATCGTGCTGGAGATCCACGTGCCGGACGAGGAGATCGTGCGGCGGCTCTCGGGCCGGTTGACCTGCAGCACCTGCGGCCACGTGACCGCCGCCGGGGCGGCCGTCGAGGGCGACGACTGCCGGGTCTGCGACGGCCACCTGGCCATGCGCGAGGACGACCGCCCGGAGACGGTGCGCAACCGGCTCATGGTCTTCCGCGAGAAGACCCGGCCGGCGAAGGACGTCCTGGCGGCGCGGTACCGCTTCGAGCGGATCGACGGGCTGGGGTCGCCGAACGACGTGACCCAAAGGATCGCCGGTGTCCTCGAAGCAGCGAGCTAG
- the secY gene encoding preprotein translocase subunit SecY, whose product MTGSYQSMFRIPELKRRILFTTLILVVYRLGGHITTPGIDLDAIKQVFEGQQGTLVGLYDLFAGGNLSQATVFSLGIMPYISASIILQLMQAVVPYFEKLAKEGEEGRKKINQYTRWGTLGLAIIQSFGVSFTLERLGVVQTPGLGFKLVTMLTLTTGTMFVMWLGEQITERGIGNGISLIIFIGIIARYPTDVLNTFQQLRTGGLHVAVGLLVVVFMVAVIAGIIAITQGQRRIPVQYAKKIVGRRVYGGANTHIPLRVNTAGVIPIIFAQSIIMFPGTLSSFFGDNAFVNTLTTIFSPGHAVYYISYSALIILFTYFYTAVILNPVDLADNMKKNSGFIPGVRAGKHTAQYIDRVLTRVTLPGAFFLAVIAIMPDMMIRLLNVPFYFGGTGLLIVVGVALDTLQQIESHLVMRHYDGFMSKGRLRARR is encoded by the coding sequence ATCACCGGCAGCTACCAGAGCATGTTCAGGATCCCGGAGCTGAAGAGGCGCATCCTCTTCACCACCCTGATCCTGGTGGTCTACCGCCTGGGCGGGCACATCACCACGCCCGGCATCGACCTCGACGCCATCAAGCAGGTCTTCGAGGGCCAGCAGGGCACGCTCGTGGGCCTCTACGACCTGTTCGCCGGCGGCAACCTCAGCCAGGCGACGGTCTTTTCGCTGGGCATCATGCCCTACATCAGCGCCTCGATCATCCTGCAGCTCATGCAGGCGGTCGTGCCCTACTTCGAGAAGCTGGCGAAGGAGGGCGAGGAGGGCCGCAAGAAGATCAACCAGTACACGCGCTGGGGCACCCTCGGCCTGGCCATCATCCAGTCCTTCGGCGTGAGCTTCACCCTGGAGCGCCTGGGCGTGGTCCAGACGCCCGGCCTGGGCTTCAAGCTGGTGACGATGCTGACGCTGACCACCGGCACCATGTTCGTGATGTGGCTCGGCGAGCAGATCACCGAGCGGGGCATCGGCAACGGGATCTCGCTGATCATCTTCATCGGCATCATCGCCCGCTACCCGACCGACGTCCTGAACACGTTCCAGCAGCTGCGCACCGGCGGCCTGCACGTGGCCGTGGGCCTGCTCGTGGTGGTCTTCATGGTCGCGGTCATCGCCGGGATCATCGCCATCACGCAGGGGCAGCGCCGCATCCCGGTCCAGTACGCGAAGAAGATCGTCGGCCGGCGCGTCTACGGCGGGGCCAACACCCACATCCCGCTGCGGGTCAACACCGCCGGCGTGATCCCCATCATCTTCGCCCAGTCGATCATCATGTTCCCCGGGACGCTGAGCTCGTTCTTCGGCGACAATGCGTTCGTGAACACGCTGACCACGATCTTCTCGCCCGGGCACGCGGTGTACTACATCTCGTACTCGGCGCTGATCATCCTGTTCACCTACTTCTATACCGCCGTGATCCTGAACCCCGTGGATCTGGCCGACAACATGAAGAAGAACAGCGGGTTCATCCCCGGCGTGCGCGCCGGGAAGCACACCGCGCAGTACATCGACCGGGTCCTGACCCGCGTCACCCTGCCCGGCGCGTTCTTCCTGGCGGTGATCGCGATCATGCCCGACATGATGATCCGCCTGCTGAACGTGCCCTTCTACTTCGGCGGCACCGGCCTGCTGATCGTCGTGGGCGTCGCGCTGGACACGCTGCAGCAGATCGAGTCGCACCTGGTCATGCGCCACTACGACGGCTTCATGTCCAAGGGCAGGCTGCGGGCCAGGAGGTAG